The nucleotide sequence TTGAACCGCTTCCTCAATGCGCGCGGTAGACACagcctgctgctgatgctgctttTGGGTGGACTTCGTTTCCGCTCGTGTGGAGCTGTGTGAAAGCGCGTGACCGGGCTTGTCCGTCGACTTTGCCCCCAGTGAGGCTCCGACGGGGGCAGCGATCGCATCGACAACGCTGCGCACCGAGGCTCGCTCGCTGAGAGCATTTGATGGCGTTGCTGAGGGAGTGGCGGTTAAACTAATCCGCGCTCGGAGCCTTGTGTTCTCTTGACGAAGCTCGCGGTTCTCTTGCGTAAGCCGAGTCACCTCCAACTCTAGCGGGTTGCCGGTCTCTATGAACGGATCTGCCATAGCCTAGTCGAGTGATCCtttccgccaccaccacgtgGAACGAACGCCTCCGATGCACCGTCGGTGGCTGCTTATAGGGATGTATGGAAATGTATTGAGGTTGTGCTTTCTAGGTGAGACTTCCACATCTCCCGTCTTGACCTTCGGGGATTCGAGCAGTTCGTCGGTCACGGGATCCAATGAGACAGGATGCTGAGTAAGCGGAGCTGCACGCTGAGTTGCCCATGCACGTGCATGAACACTAAGAGTCAAAAGAGCGGACGGGGGGTTTGCACAGCCGCAcgtccgcctctctctctctctgctaaTGCTAGCTTCAACAACTCCCCCTTTTGGCTTACAGAGCGGctttctttcgttgttgGTTTAAATGCATTAACGtgggcctgtgtgtgcgcgcacatgGATCGCTCCAGAGGCGGAAGCGAGGGCTATTGGTGGGTGGGCAGTGCGGAGGAGTAGATGCGtggcagacgcacacgcacacatacatacacgaCGACTGCGAAAAAGGAGAGCCAAGCTGAGAGACAGTGCACATCGAAAGGACAGAGGCAAACGAAGCACCGCACCCCTGTATGGGCCCCGACCCCTCGCATGTGTACGTTGTATGGCTTGAGGGCCCAGCTTGATGCCTTCAGGGGGTTCACGAAAACGACTGTGGCGGACATGTGCACCACAGTGCGGGGCCAGGGAGGACCGGGATGAGGTGATCTGTGCTCACGAGAGAATATCACTCTGCAAGTGATGATCGGAGCGTTGCACTCTTTGCACACGGAGATTTTTCGTCGTCTGTGGTCAGGTAGAAATGATGGTGCACGCAGCAGGGGGTAAACACCGGAGTACAAAACTTGAAAAAACTCAAAGACACCCTTGAGACAACCACCAAGAAAAGAGACGTGGACGCGCCTGTGACGCATCGCATCGTGGACCTATTCGCCTTTATCAGGGCACAGTGCTCCATTTTTTCCCATTGACGCACCGTCACGACTGCACTTTCTGCCCCTTCGACACATCCAACAGAGCAGCCATCGTCGACGATACCTTTACcactggcggcggctgtAATGGCTCCGGCAGTGGGAACTCTGGATCTCTAGCCGACACGGTGGAGAgtgccttctccagctcttCTAGCCGAAGCGAGTGTTGTTTCACGAGGCGTCCCATGGCGTTGCCGTACTCCTTCCACAGTGCAGACACCTCCGCGTTCTCGCCTACGACGGCGCGCCGCTTATCGGGGCGCAACAAGGAGGTCCTGCTACGAAGCTCCTCGGTCTGGAGCTCCGACTTCTTCACCTCGTCCTCGAGGGAGGCGAGGTAGGTCTCGAGGTCATCTAAgattgcctcctcctcgcgcaggaCAAAGTCGCGTGCAATGAGGGCGTCGGTAGCCCGCGTCAGCTTATGAATGCACTTGCTTGCccacagcacctccacaTTGGGGTCCTCGTCCGCTTTCACAGTGGTGAGGGCGGCAGTAAGCGCACCGGTGTTTGActtcacagcagcaccggcactgctgctgctgagcatgCTTGGATCAGGTGACAAAGAGTGAGAAAGAAACGTGAGCGAAGCGATATGCCCAAACTCACAGCaaggagcagagagaaaggggggagggataaATGAATAGATAAACGGGTGGGCTTCGGTGCCGCAGCTCACAAAATGCTCCGTGACAGCTATAAGTGTCCGTGGAAAGGCATGAAGAAGGGAGGCAGTGAGAGGCAAACAGTGAAGAGTGTGCATTTGCAGAACCGCAGGTCACTTGCGAGTGGTGGGCAGAAGAATACAAGACGAAGCTGATCACTGGCATACGCGTACATATGCTGAAGGGGGCTGTGAGCGGCGCATGGAGTTTTCCCACTTCCGCGCACCCACGCCATCAGACTTTCCCGGACTTCCTCAGGCACTGATTCTTGGGAGGGGCGGGGATAAAACGAAGTTCATGCACACCCTGCTCACAGATGTTGCTCCACGGGGCCCTAAATGGGGTGGGCGCATTTGCACTGGAGTGGGGGCGTTTGAGCGCTGCAGAAGACGGTGATCGGGGCGGTTTAATGTGAGCCGCCCACAAACCTctacctccagcagcgtttCAGTGCTTCATCCTCTTGCGTCATGAgccgtggaggaggcggaaaTCGGGGTTTTGTTGTTATTTTCTTTCCCCTGCGTCTTGATATGACGCGTCGTTGGCTAGAGAAACGAAAACACAATAGTACACATTGCGGTGGAGAAGCTATTGCGCTGATGATGAAGACACTCAGGTGATCTGTGCATGAGCACAAGGGCCGCTAAACTCTTCCCAGGAATAGAGGAGGACACAGTCGGGGTCGCGGCCATACATCCACTATTTTCACCCACGCCGATGacacagcaccgccacatATGCCCCTCTTCATTCTTTTCGAAATTGAGAGGTCACTAACCCGTCCGGCTTAACGGTGGGCTGTGGTGTAtatgcatgtgcgtgtgggtgtacgCCCCCTAGGCTGCATCACCAGGCTTGCGCATGCGAGTACGGTACAGCCAGTCATCGTAGATCTTGCGTTTCTCTTCTACAAAGTTCGCCGGGTATGGCGTCTCGCGGATGGCGGCGTTACCCGTCATGGCCATATACAGCATCGCCTGATTGAACTCTTCCATACGCGACATGGCGAACTCTTTGTGGTACAGGTGACGGCAGTTCTTGGCAGCGTTGTACTGCCCCTCCTTGACGAGGCAGCGCGATGTCATTTCGTGCACCAAGTTGGCATGTGCCACGTATACATCACGCTCCCGCTCCAGCCAGTTCTTGAACGCTAGGTAGTGGTAGTAGTCGGTGTATTTGCCATCCACCGGCGGCGGTACCTTGGCGTTGACGTACTTCGTCCGaggccaccgccacgacgCCCACCAGTATTCCTCAGGGCATGGGTTTGGACGCGTGTACGAGTCCACGTACGTGCGCGGACGCAACGGTGTGATAGAACTCGCCAGGTAGTCAAAGAGGCTGTGGTACTTGCGCTCACTATTGACACCGAAGACGGGCATGTCAGGGTCCTGGCCAAATTGCATCTGCAGTACGCGTGTAAAGCGCTCCACCGCACTGCGCGGCTGTGGCATGGGCTTTGTCGTGTCAAAGGCCGGCAAGTTCTCGAGATAGTCTTGCGAAGCCATCGACGGTGCTTTAATTTTCTCGTACGGGGCGGTGACAGCGCCGTGGTGGCCGCGGTGGTCATCGTACGCGTGGCTGTCGCCACTGTCCACTCCGCCAGCTACTGTCATGTATGCGGCTCGAACAAGAAACGTGCAAGACGCCGCAGGTGCTAGGATGCTACACAGCGGACGAGAGATTCTGCTCTAGTGAAAGGCGTCCAGGTCTCtgcgcttcctcttttctctttcctgaTGAGTGCGTGCATGCGTATGTGAGCGCGGGGTGTAAGCAGGAGCGCTCAATATGATAAAACAGGAAAAGCACGTCGGCGTACACGTGAGCTAAAAGGGTCTTGGAGACAGATAAAGACTGCAATGTACACTACAAGACAAAcggcacccctctcctcctatGCTGAGAGGCGTCTCACTCCAACAACCGACGCTACTCGAATCGTCTCGTTGGAGCTGCAAgctcgtgcgcgtgtgcacgaTTGCGATAGAGAAGAGGCGTTAGTGCAGGATGAGCCAGCTTCCGTGAAGAAGTCGTCGCACACTCAGAGAGAAAGATAGTGAACGAAACAAGCAGAAGCAAAACCAGCAAGAAACAAAGTGAACTAAATGAGTAACTCAACCCTGCAAGACGTCAGCCGCCCTTCTGAGTTGTTGCCGCTATCTTCCTGAGCTGTTCTAGTTTGGAACGCAGCGCGGATACGTGGAGGTGGTACCCCCCTccagtgtgtgtgggtggtgatggtggcgggggggggggaggggaataGCAGAGGAAGCACAGGCAGAACAAACAGAGAAACGAACAAGCAACCCAAAGCGGGAAGGGTGCGAAGAGGCACACGAGTttggagaggagaaagaaaagataGGAGTGGGGAGAATCAGTTGAATGTGTgcgtgagggagagaagcacaagcgCGACAACGAGAGTGCAGCACACAGGCAAAGCTTGGCGAAGAGAggatggagggagagggaggagacaaCGGAGCGGTGTAGCCGCGTCGAACGCTGCTAGACTACACCTCAACAAGTGTTCCGACGTGCAGAACATGTGAGCAGCCAAGcgagaaacaaaaaatgaaggagagggactgttgcccttcttcccccagcatttccttctcccttaAACAGCCACGCGTTTCCTTTGTAGTTTTCCCTCTTGTTTGTCGTCGTGTCTCCAAGGCTGATGCAGATACCATtccgtacacacacgcgcacatttGGGGCGTAtagctcccctccccctcacccctttccccccaCCACTGCATCTGTGATGGCGCTGGGAGAGAcatggtgtgtgtgtgtgtgaagggggggggggccgaTGTCGAATAGGAGTTCGGTGTGTAGTGCGTGAGCGCCCAGgcgcaagagagacacacagacgagcacaagggagggggtgtcgagcagcaggctcacacgcgcacagaggggggaaaaaCCACCCGAAGAAAAATGTCTGCGCTTCGGTGGAAGCCGACAAAGCAAAGGCATTCAGCAATAGAGGAAAGTGTGTGCTGGAGTAAATGACGGAGCGGCGAAataggagagaaaaaggaaaggaaaggaaagagaagggccaCACTGTCCGTTCTTGTGGGACGAGCCGCCATCTGAGGCGCCGCTAACGTGGTGCCTTAAAAGAGAGGGATGACCGAAGGGCAAGAAGGGGTGCAGCGGATAGACAGTATTGGTGCCGTGTgaacacaagagaagagcagcaaacTTCGGAAAAAAGCCCTaattgctgctgcagcgccatcctcTTCGAAACAATCTCACATGCACAAG is from Leishmania panamensis strain MHOM/PA/94/PSC-1 chromosome 35 sequence and encodes:
- a CDS encoding NADH-ubiquinone oxidoreductase complex I subunit, putative (TriTrypDB/GeneDB-style sysID: LpmP.35.3600), translating into MTVAGGVDSGDSHAYDDHRGHHGAVTAPYEKIKAPSMASQDYLENLPAFDTTKPMPQPRSAVERFTRVLQMQFGQDPDMPVFGVNSERKYHSLFDYLASSITPLRPRTYVDSYTRPNPCPEEYWWASWRWPRTKYVNAKVPPPVDGKYTDYYHYLAFKNWLERERDVYVAHANLVHEMTSRCLVKEGQYNAAKNCRHLYHKEFAMSRMEEFNQAMLYMAMTGNAAIRETPYPANFVEEKRKIYDDWLYRTRMRKPGDAA
- a CDS encoding hypothetical protein (TriTrypDB/GeneDB-style sysID: LpmP.35.3590), which gives rise to MLSSSSAGAAVKSNTGALTAALTTVKADEDPNVEVLWASKCIHKLTRATDALIARDFVLREEEAILDDLETYLASLEDEVKKSELQTEELRSRTSLLRPDKRRAVVGENAEVSALWKEYGNAMGRLVKQHSLRLEELEKALSTVSARDPEFPLPEPLQPPPVVKVSSTMAALLDVSKGQKVQS